A window of Ictidomys tridecemlineatus isolate mIctTri1 chromosome 15, mIctTri1.hap1, whole genome shotgun sequence contains these coding sequences:
- the Cabp5 gene encoding calcium-binding protein 5 isoform X2 produces MQFPAGPACIFLRKGIAEKQRERPLGQDEIEELREAFLEFDKDRDGFISHKDLGNLMRTMGYMPTEMELTELGQQVRMNLGGRVDFDDFVELMTPKLLAETAGMIGVQEMRDAFKEFDTNGDGEITLAELQQAMQRLLGERLTPREISEVVHEADVNGDGTVDFEEFVRMISR; encoded by the exons ATGCAGTTCCCCGCCGGCCCCGCCTGCATCTTCCTGAGGAAGGGCATCGCTGAGAAGCAGCGG GAGAGGCCCCTGGGGCAGGACGAGATCGAAG AGCTCCGGGAAGCATTCCTTGAGTTTGACAAGGACAGAGATGGGTTTATCTCCCATAAGGATTTGGGGAATCTCATGAGGACAATGGGTTACATGCCCACGGAGATGGAATTGACGGAACTGGGCCAGCAAGTCCGCATGAACT TGGGGGGCCGTGTGGACTTTGACGACTTCGTGGAGCTGATGACCCCCAAGTTGCTTGCAGAAACGGCTGGGATGATTGGTGTCCAGGAGATGCGAGACGCCTTCAAGGAG TTCGACACCAATGGAGACGGGGAGATCACACTGGCGGAGCTGCAGCAGGCCATGCAGAGGCTTCTGGGAGAGAGGCTCACCCCCCGGGAGATCTCCGAGGTTGTCCACGAGGCCGATGTCAATGGAGATGGCACCGTTGACTTTGAAG AGTTTGTGAGGATGATATCTCGCTGA
- the Cabp5 gene encoding calcium-binding protein 5 isoform X1, which produces MGKMGMIPGLPPRVVLRFKCKEPQQSQPLTPGLGQQITPCPSGEAGTPRAMECVSGKEQIQERPLGQDEIEELREAFLEFDKDRDGFISHKDLGNLMRTMGYMPTEMELTELGQQVRMNLGGRVDFDDFVELMTPKLLAETAGMIGVQEMRDAFKEFDTNGDGEITLAELQQAMQRLLGERLTPREISEVVHEADVNGDGTVDFEEFVRMISR; this is translated from the exons ATGGGTAAGATGGGAATGATACCTGGTCTGCCTCCCAGAGTCGTCCTGAGGTTTAAATGCAAGGAGCCGCAGCAGAGCCAGCCTCTGACACCTGGGCTGGGACAGCAAATCACACCCTGTCCATCTGGGGAGGCTGGGACTCCACGTGCCATGGAATGTGTGTCTGGGAAAGAGCAGATCCAG GAGAGGCCCCTGGGGCAGGACGAGATCGAAG AGCTCCGGGAAGCATTCCTTGAGTTTGACAAGGACAGAGATGGGTTTATCTCCCATAAGGATTTGGGGAATCTCATGAGGACAATGGGTTACATGCCCACGGAGATGGAATTGACGGAACTGGGCCAGCAAGTCCGCATGAACT TGGGGGGCCGTGTGGACTTTGACGACTTCGTGGAGCTGATGACCCCCAAGTTGCTTGCAGAAACGGCTGGGATGATTGGTGTCCAGGAGATGCGAGACGCCTTCAAGGAG TTCGACACCAATGGAGACGGGGAGATCACACTGGCGGAGCTGCAGCAGGCCATGCAGAGGCTTCTGGGAGAGAGGCTCACCCCCCGGGAGATCTCCGAGGTTGTCCACGAGGCCGATGTCAATGGAGATGGCACCGTTGACTTTGAAG AGTTTGTGAGGATGATATCTCGCTGA